A single genomic interval of Bradyrhizobium japonicum USDA 6 harbors:
- a CDS encoding S8 family peptidase, with protein MAPTQAMRVAGDRPRRRKHVPGQLIVRLKPAAVRQIAAVSLQAATSRALMAAMPDDVRGPIDFLHDNFGLQSMKPLFVVGDDETPAQPQAMALAAVHRSIARSATAPPREALAGFQIVRLKDGKVDAGILKRLRASRAVDLVEPVPNRWLSAAADPMKIRQWGLRAIRWFDRPRPGAGRVHVAVLDSGVDAGHPDLVDAIEDYRHDGNGARDFLGHGTHVSGTIAAVVNNSAGIAGLANCRLHCWKVFDDPKRAGDDENFNFDFYSKALAAALDSNIKVINLSIGGEDHSKTEATAFAALIDAGVVISTAMGNEFEDGNPKEYPAGYADTIGVGAVDESHRRASFSNTGKHIKLVAPGVNILSTVPRVKASFADHTSYDSWPGTSMATPHVTGAAALVYINKTKSRAAGLAVASRLIATATKLPSMRGKDFTPEYGAGLLDVAAALGRAKPARKSGKKAAKKTAKKAAKAKPARKGQK; from the coding sequence ATGGCCCCAACGCAGGCAATGCGGGTCGCGGGCGATCGGCCGCGCCGTCGCAAGCATGTCCCGGGACAATTGATCGTTCGGTTGAAGCCGGCCGCTGTCCGGCAGATCGCGGCGGTCTCGCTTCAGGCGGCCACGTCACGCGCGCTGATGGCTGCGATGCCCGACGACGTCAGAGGTCCGATCGATTTCCTGCACGACAATTTCGGGCTTCAGTCGATGAAGCCGCTGTTCGTGGTCGGCGACGATGAGACACCCGCGCAGCCCCAGGCGATGGCTTTGGCCGCGGTCCATCGCTCGATAGCACGCTCCGCAACGGCGCCGCCGCGGGAGGCGCTGGCCGGATTTCAGATCGTGCGGTTGAAGGACGGGAAGGTTGATGCAGGCATCCTGAAGCGCCTGCGCGCCTCCAGGGCGGTGGATCTGGTCGAGCCCGTTCCCAACCGGTGGCTCAGTGCCGCCGCCGATCCCATGAAGATCCGGCAGTGGGGCCTTCGCGCCATCAGGTGGTTCGATCGACCGCGGCCAGGTGCGGGGCGGGTTCATGTCGCTGTGCTCGATAGCGGTGTCGACGCCGGACATCCCGATCTCGTAGACGCGATCGAGGACTACAGGCACGACGGCAACGGAGCACGTGATTTTCTCGGTCATGGCACCCATGTCAGCGGCACGATCGCGGCCGTGGTCAATAATTCGGCCGGTATCGCAGGCCTGGCCAATTGCCGGTTGCACTGCTGGAAGGTGTTCGACGATCCCAAGCGCGCAGGCGACGACGAGAATTTCAACTTCGATTTCTACAGCAAGGCGCTTGCGGCCGCGCTCGATTCCAACATCAAGGTCATCAACCTCAGCATTGGTGGCGAGGACCATTCAAAGACGGAAGCGACGGCCTTCGCCGCACTAATCGATGCCGGCGTTGTCATCTCCACCGCGATGGGGAACGAGTTCGAGGACGGCAATCCGAAGGAATACCCGGCGGGCTACGCGGACACGATCGGAGTTGGCGCCGTCGACGAGTCCCATCGGCGCGCCTCGTTCTCCAATACGGGGAAGCACATCAAGCTGGTCGCGCCGGGCGTCAACATCCTGTCGACGGTGCCCCGGGTGAAGGCAAGCTTCGCCGACCATACCAGCTACGATTCCTGGCCCGGGACGTCGATGGCAACACCGCATGTGACGGGCGCCGCTGCACTCGTCTACATCAACAAGACGAAATCCAGGGCGGCCGGGCTTGCGGTCGCCAGTCGCCTGATCGCGACTGCGACCAAATTGCCGTCGATGCGAGGCAAGGATTTTACGCCGGAGTACGGCGCCGGCCTGCTGGATGTTGCCGCTGCGCTTGGCCGCGCGAAACCTGCAAGAAAATCGGGCAAGAAGGCTGCCAAGAAGACTGCCAAGAAAGCTGCAAAGGCGAAGCCGGCGAGAAAGGGACAAAAATAG
- a CDS encoding MmcQ/YjbR family DNA-binding protein, producing the protein MSNARFRKAALALPGVIEGAHHGHADFRVGKRVFATLGYPDEKWGMVKLTPDQQDVLVDAEPEMFRPVPGAWGRSGSTNVKLAKIDQVTLRSALEMAWRNVAPKSLLASLETR; encoded by the coding sequence ATGTCGAACGCTCGCTTTCGCAAGGCTGCGCTGGCGCTTCCCGGCGTCATCGAAGGCGCACATCACGGCCATGCCGACTTTCGCGTCGGCAAGCGCGTGTTCGCGACGCTGGGCTATCCCGATGAAAAATGGGGCATGGTAAAGCTCACTCCTGACCAGCAGGACGTGCTCGTCGACGCGGAACCGGAGATGTTTCGTCCGGTCCCCGGCGCCTGGGGCAGGAGCGGCAGCACGAATGTGAAGCTGGCGAAGATCGACCAGGTGACGTTGCGGAGCGCACTCGAGATGGCATGGCGCAATGTCGCGCCGAAATCGCTGCTTGCATCGCTCGAGACGCGATAG